A section of the Flavobacterium sp. CG_23.5 genome encodes:
- the trpC gene encoding indole-3-glycerol phosphate synthase TrpC, translating into MNILDKIIVDKKREVILKKSIIPVSQLEASIFFEKKTISLRDNLLNSTSGIIAEHKRRSPSKAEINYSFTVEEVTKGYEDAGACGISVLTDGKYFGGSLDDLLLARATVSIPLLRKEFIVDEYQILEAKAHGADLILLIAAVLTRDEIKTLSEFAKSLGLEVLLEVHNQEELEKSIMPTLDMIGVNNRNLKTFEVSLDFSKQLAAQIPNDFVKVSESGISSIEAINELKPCGYKGFLIGENFMKTDNAGKAASEFISKLV; encoded by the coding sequence ATGAACATCCTAGATAAAATAATAGTCGATAAAAAAAGAGAAGTCATTCTCAAGAAATCAATCATTCCTGTTTCACAATTGGAAGCGTCGATTTTCTTCGAAAAAAAGACGATTTCGTTGCGTGATAATTTGTTAAACAGTACCTCTGGAATAATTGCCGAGCATAAACGCCGTTCGCCTTCTAAAGCGGAAATAAATTATAGTTTTACGGTTGAAGAAGTAACAAAAGGCTATGAAGATGCGGGCGCTTGCGGAATTTCAGTTTTAACGGATGGAAAATATTTCGGTGGTTCCTTGGACGATTTACTTTTGGCAAGAGCCACAGTAAGTATTCCTTTATTGCGAAAAGAATTTATTGTTGATGAATACCAAATACTGGAAGCCAAAGCACACGGAGCCGATTTGATTCTACTAATAGCAGCCGTTTTAACGAGAGACGAAATCAAAACCTTATCTGAATTTGCTAAAAGTCTTGGACTAGAAGTTTTATTGGAAGTCCACAATCAGGAAGAATTGGAAAAATCGATTATGCCAACATTAGACATGATTGGGGTAAATAACAGAAACCTAAAAACTTTCGAAGTGAGTTTGGATTTCAGCAAGCAATTAGCAGCACAAATCCCAAATGATTTCGTAAAAGTATCCGAAAGCGGAATTTCATCTATTGAAGCAATTAATGAATTAAAACCTTGCGGTTACAAAGGATTTTTGATTGGAGAAAACTTTATGAAAACGGATAATGCCGGTAAAGCAGCAAGCGAATTTATTTCAAAATTAGTATGA
- a CDS encoding gamma-glutamylcyclotransferase family protein — protein sequence MEKLFTYGSLQHDEVQQDLFGRSLQGTPETLIGYVVKQIQIEEEFGLVQYPIIVETHKPEDTINGIVYTISSQELRQCDLYEGVHYKRVEVHLQSEQKAWAYSASI from the coding sequence ATGGAAAAATTATTCACTTACGGCAGTCTGCAACATGATGAAGTACAACAAGACCTTTTTGGGCGCTCACTACAAGGAACGCCTGAAACGTTAATTGGTTATGTGGTAAAACAAATTCAAATCGAAGAAGAATTTGGATTAGTTCAATATCCCATCATCGTGGAAACGCATAAACCCGAAGACACTATAAACGGAATTGTGTACACCATTTCGTCCCAAGAACTTCGCCAGTGTGATCTTTACGAAGGAGTACATTATAAACGTGTTGAGGTTCATTTGCAATCGGAACAAAAAGCTTGGGCTTACAGCGCTTCAATATAA
- the trpB gene encoding tryptophan synthase subunit beta: MSYNVNEKGYYGEFGGAYIPEMLYPNVEELRQQYLKITAEPEFQEEFEALLKDYVGRPTPLYFAKRLSEQYNTKIYLKREDLCHTGAHKVNNTIGQILLAKRLGKTRIIAETGAGQHGVATATVCALMGLECIVYMGEIDIKRQAPNVARMKMLGAEVRPALSGSKTLKDATNEAIRDWINNPVDTYYIIGSVVGPHPYPDMVARFQSVISKEIKEQLLEKEGRENPDYVIACVGGGSNAAGTYYHFLDNEDVKIIAVEAAGLGVDSGESAATSALGKVGVIHGSKTLLMQTTDGQITEPYSISAGLDYPGVGPMHANLFTTGRAQFISITDEQAMQWGIKLSQMEGLIPAIESAHAFAVLDEMKFKPEDIVVINLSGRGDKDLNTYIDYFKL; encoded by the coding sequence ATGTCATACAACGTCAACGAAAAAGGCTATTACGGAGAATTTGGAGGAGCCTACATTCCTGAAATGTTATATCCAAATGTAGAAGAATTACGTCAGCAATATCTGAAAATTACAGCTGAACCTGAGTTTCAAGAAGAATTTGAGGCACTTTTAAAAGATTATGTAGGTCGCCCTACTCCACTTTATTTTGCAAAGCGCTTATCAGAACAATACAACACCAAAATCTACTTAAAAAGAGAAGATTTGTGTCATACCGGTGCGCATAAAGTCAACAATACTATTGGACAAATCCTTTTGGCAAAACGTTTGGGCAAAACCAGAATCATCGCCGAAACCGGTGCCGGTCAACATGGCGTGGCAACGGCCACCGTTTGTGCGCTAATGGGATTGGAATGTATTGTGTACATGGGTGAAATCGACATCAAGCGTCAAGCGCCAAATGTGGCTCGAATGAAAATGTTAGGTGCCGAAGTTCGTCCCGCACTTTCCGGTTCAAAAACCTTAAAAGACGCCACAAATGAAGCCATTCGCGATTGGATTAACAACCCAGTTGATACCTATTACATTATTGGATCTGTGGTAGGACCACATCCTTATCCGGATATGGTGGCCCGTTTTCAAAGTGTAATTTCTAAGGAGATCAAAGAACAATTACTGGAAAAAGAAGGACGAGAAAATCCGGATTATGTCATCGCTTGCGTAGGAGGCGGAAGCAATGCCGCAGGAACTTATTATCATTTTCTAGACAACGAAGACGTGAAAATTATTGCAGTAGAAGCAGCCGGTTTAGGTGTTGATTCTGGCGAGAGTGCCGCTACATCAGCTTTAGGAAAAGTGGGTGTCATTCACGGCAGTAAAACGCTGTTAATGCAAACTACGGATGGCCAAATCACCGAACCGTACTCCATTTCAGCAGGACTTGATTACCCAGGTGTAGGTCCTATGCATGCTAATTTATTCACCACTGGCAGAGCACAATTCATCTCGATAACTGATGAGCAAGCCATGCAATGGGGAATCAAATTATCCCAAATGGAAGGTCTTATTCCCGCCATCGAAAGTGCGCATGCCTTTGCCGTTCTCGACGAAATGAAATTCAAACCAGAGGATATTGTAGTAATCAATCTTTCCGGTCGTGGCGACAAAGATTTGAATACTTACATCGATTATTTTAAATTATAG
- a CDS encoding phosphoribosylanthranilate isomerase, which produces MKLKICGMKYPDNILEVGSLVPDYMGFIFWKKSARYFDGVIPDLPKSIKKVGVFVNETAEVILAKVIKYDLQAIQLHGHESVEFCLNLKNELDSKIEIIKVFSVDDDFDFEVLKPFEAVCDYFLFDTKGKLPGGNGTTFDWKVLEKYPSSKPFFLSGGIGIEELEAVKEISKSNLPLYAIDVNSKFEIEPGLKNINLVRTGRDLSL; this is translated from the coding sequence ATGAAACTCAAAATCTGCGGCATGAAATATCCCGATAATATTCTCGAAGTAGGCTCGCTCGTACCCGATTATATGGGTTTTATATTCTGGAAGAAATCAGCTCGATATTTTGACGGAGTGATTCCAGATTTACCAAAATCAATTAAAAAAGTGGGCGTTTTTGTAAACGAAACTGCCGAAGTAATTTTGGCGAAAGTCATAAAATATGATTTGCAAGCTATTCAATTACACGGTCACGAATCCGTTGAATTTTGTTTAAATTTAAAAAATGAATTAGATTCTAAAATCGAGATAATTAAAGTTTTTTCGGTCGATGATGATTTTGATTTTGAAGTATTGAAACCATTTGAAGCGGTTTGTGACTATTTCCTTTTTGATACCAAAGGAAAATTACCCGGCGGAAACGGAACTACGTTCGACTGGAAAGTATTAGAAAAGTACCCTTCAAGCAAACCATTCTTTTTAAGTGGTGGAATTGGAATTGAGGAATTGGAAGCAGTTAAAGAAATATCAAAAAGCAATTTACCCCTTTACGCCATTGATGTAAACAGTAAATTTGAAATAGAACCCGGATTAAAAAACATAAACCTTGTACGGACAGGTCGCGACCTATCCCTGTAA
- a CDS encoding four helix bundle protein, which translates to MTKSFEEFDVYNKGIVLAKLVFELLNSKTFEKEFGFKDQIKRAVISITNNIAEGSEYNNNKQLIRYLKISKGSCAEVRSMLILSRELGFCSQTEIEEGYKISIEISQNLSNFIKYLITKIKD; encoded by the coding sequence ATGACAAAATCGTTTGAAGAGTTTGATGTTTATAATAAAGGGATCGTATTAGCAAAATTAGTTTTTGAATTATTAAATAGTAAAACATTTGAAAAAGAATTTGGTTTCAAAGATCAGATAAAAAGAGCTGTCATTTCAATTACAAACAATATAGCAGAAGGCTCTGAATATAATAATAACAAACAACTCATTAGATATTTGAAAATCTCAAAAGGAAGTTGTGCAGAAGTTAGAAGTATGCTAATTTTATCTCGAGAACTAGGCTTTTGTTCTCAAACAGAAATTGAAGAAGGCTATAAAATAAGTATAGAAATATCTCAAAATTTATCCAATTTTATTAAATATTTAATCACTAAAATCAAAGACTAA